In Deinococcus sonorensis KR-87, a single window of DNA contains:
- a CDS encoding GNAT family N-acetyltransferase: MVVTAALASPATLSTARLQLVPLSTEHLDQVMAGLHHREFMRLTGTHGTFTRDAVDRFLDRVTRADDRADWAILRASDGTYLGEVVLNDLDQHNRSMSFRIALNHPAMVGQGYGTEATRAVVEYGFDVVGLHRISLGVYAFNPRARRVYEKCGFVHEGVERDALNWEGEWVDLHRMSMLATDPRPPAGSM; encoded by the coding sequence ATGGTCGTCACCGCTGCGCTCGCTTCACCCGCCACCCTGAGTACCGCCCGCCTGCAGCTTGTGCCGCTGAGCACCGAGCATCTCGATCAGGTGATGGCGGGCCTGCACCACCGCGAATTCATGCGGCTGACCGGGACCCACGGCACCTTCACCCGCGACGCCGTGGACCGCTTCCTCGACCGGGTCACCCGGGCGGACGACCGCGCCGATTGGGCGATCCTCCGGGCGTCCGATGGCACGTACCTGGGCGAGGTGGTGCTCAACGACCTCGATCAGCACAACCGCAGCATGAGCTTCCGCATCGCGCTCAATCATCCGGCCATGGTGGGTCAGGGGTACGGCACCGAGGCCACCCGCGCGGTCGTCGAGTACGGCTTCGACGTGGTGGGACTCCACCGCATCAGTCTTGGCGTGTACGCCTTCAATCCCCGGGCCCGGCGCGTCTACGAGAAGTGTGGCTTTGTGCATGAGGGCGTGGAGCGCGACGCCCTGAACTGGGAGGGCGAATGGGTGGATCTGCACCGCATGTCGATGCTCGCCACCGATCCCCGCCCTCCAGCGGGGTCCATGTAG
- a CDS encoding response regulator, with amino-acid sequence MKQVLLIEDNPDDVLFIQRAFRALEGQHTLQVAHDGEQALRALSGDPMPDLVLLDLKLPRLSGLEVLGWLRAQPTLALLPVVVLTASNEPQDVREAYRMGANSYLAKPVRPSSLRDMVAALGLYWLQFNITPPGR; translated from the coding sequence ATGAAACAGGTGCTGCTGATCGAGGACAACCCCGACGACGTGCTGTTCATCCAGCGGGCCTTCCGGGCCCTGGAGGGGCAGCACACCCTGCAGGTGGCCCATGACGGGGAGCAGGCGCTGCGCGCGCTGAGCGGCGATCCGATGCCGGACCTGGTGCTGCTGGACCTGAAGCTCCCGCGCCTGTCGGGGCTGGAGGTGCTCGGCTGGCTGCGCGCCCAGCCGACGCTGGCGCTGCTCCCGGTGGTGGTGCTGACCGCCTCGAACGAGCCGCAGGACGTGCGCGAAGCGTACCGGATGGGCGCGAACTCGTACCTGGCCAAGCCGGTCCGGCCGTCGTCCCTGCGCGACATGGTCGCCGCCCTGGGCCTGTACTGGTTGCAGTTCAACATCACGCCCCCCGGGCGGTAG
- a CDS encoding sensor histidine kinase has translation MLSGPGRAAAWQDRQLAAIASPAALTDPQGLILRVNAALREAVRGPVEGRFVLDLLDLHGSGSDAARQCWAAARAGAWPVQHPLPEPNGGWSRWEAGPVGDPHAGPWLHLFHRPGPEPGELLRLYSAAFDHAPIGFGLFDDQARYVYVNQKLAELNGVPVAAHLGRTIGQVLPALPPDVAERLEATIRTGEAVPPVEVSGETPAAPGERRTWLVRQYPLRRPDGQVLGAGGIAEDVTDARRVQAELAEQARVLQAQAELLTLANEAVFVRGPDDRITAWNEAAQQMYLYPEAAVLGQVSHQLLATRFPESQAALDRAIREQGFWEGELTHKRGDGQEIVVLSRQAAQYEHGQVRAILEVNWDITPRKRAEAELLQLNQTLEQRVARRTAELSQANEELEAFTYTVAHDLRAPLRSINGYADAVLEDHAAQLDAPGQEMLRRIERNVHQMDQLIHDLLQYSHLSRLQLQLQPVALSDVFAQALQELQDEVRRRAAQVQIERPLPVVQGHLTTLRQVTINLLGNALKFVQPGMHPQVRVWAEQRGTQVRVWFEDNGIGVEPRHQQRIFRVFERLHTLDAYPGTGVGLAIVRRGMERMGGRCGVQAAPRGGSRFWIELPVAGAPA, from the coding sequence ATGCTGAGCGGGCCCGGTCGCGCCGCGGCCTGGCAGGACCGCCAGCTGGCGGCCATCGCCAGCCCCGCGGCACTGACGGACCCGCAGGGCCTGATCCTGCGGGTGAACGCGGCGCTGCGAGAAGCGGTGCGCGGTCCGGTCGAGGGCCGCTTCGTGCTGGACCTGCTGGACCTGCACGGGTCCGGCAGCGACGCGGCCCGGCAGTGCTGGGCGGCCGCGCGCGCCGGGGCGTGGCCGGTCCAGCACCCGTTGCCGGAGCCGAACGGCGGCTGGAGCCGCTGGGAGGCCGGCCCGGTCGGCGACCCGCACGCGGGGCCCTGGCTGCACCTGTTCCACCGCCCGGGGCCCGAGCCGGGTGAGCTGCTGCGCCTGTACTCGGCGGCCTTTGATCACGCGCCGATCGGCTTTGGACTCTTCGACGATCAGGCCCGCTACGTGTACGTCAACCAGAAACTCGCCGAGCTGAACGGCGTGCCGGTGGCCGCGCATCTGGGCCGGACGATCGGCCAGGTGCTGCCGGCGCTGCCGCCGGACGTGGCTGAGCGCCTGGAAGCCACCATCCGCACCGGGGAGGCGGTGCCGCCAGTCGAGGTCAGTGGCGAAACGCCCGCCGCGCCCGGTGAGCGGCGCACCTGGCTGGTGCGGCAGTACCCGCTGCGGCGTCCGGACGGTCAGGTGCTGGGGGCGGGCGGCATCGCCGAGGACGTCACCGACGCCAGGCGGGTGCAGGCGGAACTGGCCGAACAGGCGCGGGTGCTGCAGGCGCAGGCGGAGCTGCTGACGCTGGCGAACGAAGCGGTGTTCGTGCGCGGCCCGGACGACCGCATCACCGCCTGGAACGAAGCGGCCCAGCAGATGTACCTGTACCCTGAGGCGGCGGTGCTCGGGCAGGTCAGCCACCAGCTGCTCGCCACCCGCTTTCCCGAATCGCAGGCCGCGCTTGACCGGGCGATCCGTGAGCAGGGCTTCTGGGAGGGCGAGCTGACGCACAAGCGCGGGGACGGACAGGAGATCGTGGTGCTGAGCCGGCAGGCCGCGCAGTACGAGCACGGCCAGGTGCGGGCGATCCTGGAAGTGAACTGGGACATCACCCCCCGCAAGCGCGCAGAGGCGGAGCTGCTGCAGCTGAACCAGACGCTGGAACAGCGGGTGGCGCGGCGCACGGCCGAGCTGAGCCAGGCGAATGAGGAGCTGGAGGCGTTCACGTACACCGTCGCGCACGACCTGCGGGCGCCGCTGCGGTCCATCAACGGGTACGCGGACGCCGTGCTGGAGGACCACGCCGCCCAGCTCGACGCGCCGGGGCAGGAGATGCTGCGGCGCATCGAGCGCAACGTCCACCAGATGGATCAGCTGATCCACGACCTGCTGCAGTACAGCCACCTCAGCCGGCTGCAGCTGCAGCTGCAGCCGGTGGCGCTGAGTGACGTGTTCGCGCAGGCGCTGCAGGAGCTGCAGGACGAGGTGCGCCGCCGGGCGGCGCAGGTGCAGATCGAGCGGCCGCTGCCGGTGGTGCAGGGGCACCTGACCACCCTGCGGCAGGTGACGATCAACCTGCTCGGCAACGCGCTGAAGTTCGTGCAGCCCGGGATGCACCCGCAGGTGCGGGTGTGGGCGGAGCAGCGCGGCACGCAGGTGCGCGTCTGGTTCGAGGACAACGGCATCGGCGTGGAGCCCCGGCACCAGCAGCGAATTTTCAGGGTGTTCGAGCGGCTGCACACCCTCGACGCGTATCCCGGCACCGGCGTCGGGCTGGCGATCGTGCGGCGCGGCATGGAGCGGATGGGTGGCCGCTGCGGAGTGCAGGCCGCGCCGCGGGGCGGCAGCCGCTTCTGGATTGAGCTGCCGGTGGCGGGGGCTCCCGCATGA
- a CDS encoding sensor histidine kinase, with the protein MPPPVDRTPLPANDALELLTRVSTLLKGIHSREEAERVLTEALVPRGARHVQLAAPGAAGEAAPAVAFPLTSRDRALGVLWVTPRSEGGASPTELCLYRLLADHVAAALDLHNASQADAALEHAVEERTVQFFRASAELASRNRALEAFAGLSRELVTETDVTQLVTRAQETILTLLPEGASAFLVPAGERWQLRSLVGRVDAPLRAVLESGISGPPAEQLERIAQSGAPVFEGHGWHRSGSRWETLLGPVGAVALLPLGVQPESGGVVVVGLTRQRHWRDGERALLGTAMRQLHVAIDRAEAQRAVAAQQRLLADRSEQLAELNRELEAFSYSVSHDLRAPLRHISGYADLARRKLAGLDPEGRRYLDTIIASSGRMNVMIDALLDHARLGRQALRRVPVDLNRLVREVRAELDADVAGRPLVWEVDPLPLVPGDPLLLRLVLQNLLGNAVKYTRDRSPGVIHIRAQLHGGDLQLEVRDNGVGFDPAQAGRLFQAFQRLHSARDFEGSGVGLANVRRIVVRHGGRVWAEGVPEEGAAFFVTLPLT; encoded by the coding sequence ATGCCGCCCCCCGTCGACCGGACGCCCCTGCCGGCGAACGACGCCCTGGAGCTGCTGACCCGGGTGTCCACCCTGCTGAAGGGCATCCACAGCCGCGAGGAGGCCGAGCGGGTGCTCACCGAGGCGCTGGTCCCGCGCGGCGCGCGCCACGTTCAGCTCGCGGCGCCGGGAGCGGCGGGTGAAGCGGCGCCGGCGGTGGCGTTCCCGCTCACCAGCCGCGACCGGGCGCTCGGCGTGCTGTGGGTCACGCCGCGCAGCGAAGGTGGGGCGTCCCCCACCGAACTGTGCCTGTACCGGCTGCTGGCCGACCACGTGGCCGCGGCGCTCGACCTGCACAACGCCAGCCAGGCGGACGCGGCCCTGGAACACGCGGTGGAGGAACGCACCGTGCAGTTCTTCCGGGCCAGCGCGGAGCTGGCGTCCCGCAACCGGGCGCTGGAAGCGTTCGCGGGACTGTCCCGGGAACTGGTGACCGAGACGGACGTGACGCAGCTGGTCACCCGCGCCCAGGAGACGATTCTGACGCTGCTGCCGGAAGGGGCCAGCGCGTTCCTGGTGCCCGCCGGTGAACGCTGGCAGCTGCGGTCGCTGGTCGGCCGGGTGGACGCGCCACTGCGGGCCGTGCTGGAGAGCGGCATCTCCGGGCCGCCCGCCGAGCAGCTCGAGCGGATCGCGCAGTCAGGAGCCCCGGTCTTCGAGGGCCACGGCTGGCACCGGAGCGGGTCACGCTGGGAGACGCTGCTCGGGCCGGTGGGGGCCGTCGCGCTGCTGCCGCTGGGCGTGCAGCCGGAGTCCGGCGGGGTGGTGGTGGTCGGGCTGACCCGGCAGCGGCACTGGCGGGACGGAGAGCGGGCGCTGCTGGGCACCGCCATGCGACAGCTGCACGTGGCGATCGACCGGGCTGAGGCGCAGCGCGCCGTGGCGGCGCAGCAGCGGCTGCTGGCCGACCGCTCCGAGCAGCTCGCCGAGCTGAACCGCGAACTGGAAGCCTTCAGTTACAGCGTCTCGCACGACCTGCGCGCGCCGCTGCGGCACATCAGCGGCTACGCCGATCTGGCGCGGCGCAAGCTTGCTGGGCTGGACCCGGAGGGCCGGCGGTACCTCGACACCATCATCGCCTCGTCGGGCCGCATGAACGTCATGATCGATGCGCTGCTGGACCACGCCCGGTTGGGCCGTCAGGCGCTGCGCCGCGTCCCGGTGGACCTCAACCGGCTGGTGCGGGAGGTGCGCGCCGAACTCGACGCCGACGTGGCCGGGCGCCCGCTCGTGTGGGAGGTGGACCCGCTGCCGCTGGTGCCGGGCGACCCGCTGCTGCTGCGGCTGGTGCTGCAGAACCTGCTCGGCAACGCCGTCAAGTACACCCGCGACCGGAGCCCCGGGGTGATCCACATCCGCGCGCAGCTGCACGGGGGGGACCTGCAACTGGAAGTTCGCGACAACGGCGTGGGGTTCGACCCCGCCCAGGCCGGGCGGCTCTTCCAGGCGTTTCAACGCCTGCACAGCGCCAGGGACTTCGAGGGCAGCGGCGTGGGGCTCGCCAACGTGCGGCGCATCGTGGTCCGCCACGGCGGCCGGGTGTGGGCCGAGGGGGTGCCGGAGGAGGGCGCGGCGTTTTTCGTGACGCTGCCGCTCACCTGA
- a CDS encoding response regulator — translation MTSDATEHLLLVEDNPDEAALIRRALAARGWAQLTVLTHGQRAIDYLLRRGAYAGRSGGDPALVLLDIGLPDISGLEVLETIRAHAALRHVPVVMLTVSDDEAVRAGSFETGANLFVTKPSQPAELTATVHAIGTFLAEQRRQGR, via the coding sequence ATGACCTCCGACGCCACCGAACACCTGCTGCTGGTCGAGGACAACCCGGACGAGGCGGCGCTGATCCGGCGGGCGCTCGCCGCGCGCGGCTGGGCGCAGCTGACGGTGCTGACCCACGGGCAGCGGGCCATCGACTACCTGCTGAGGCGCGGCGCCTACGCCGGCCGCAGCGGCGGCGACCCGGCCCTGGTGCTGCTCGACATCGGCCTTCCGGACATCAGCGGCCTGGAAGTGCTGGAGACCATCCGCGCTCACGCGGCGCTGCGGCACGTGCCGGTGGTGATGCTGACCGTCAGCGACGACGAGGCGGTGCGGGCCGGCAGCTTCGAGACCGGCGCCAACCTGTTCGTGACCAAACCCAGCCAACCGGCCGAGCTGACCGCCACGGTCCACGCCATCGGCACCTTTCTCGCCGAGCAACGGCGGCAGGGCCGCTGA
- a CDS encoding putative bifunctional diguanylate cyclase/phosphodiesterase, with the protein MKAPATNQDSQVHVDLAWHRPLLLALPGAALAFLIGVLLDGPSGQHSTFDQFGYPAAFALLVVLSAVLWWRPAQLNRVVTLLVVAMSSFFLSKLVYILFVLPQTVQVQLEMTETFFWVPALQVLSFYIPQLKGARLASISFFGGFLLVSVLALLRDHWTGTALGIRYSLLELNFANVMLFAVTYTFIGFKERYAREVAQHDTLHHLLVTDVLTNLPNRQQLQTVMASSIAARRPFAVLFIDLDGFKLINDTLGHRVGDQALQETARRLTSQEAFAARLSGDEFVMLVWAKEDAAMTVARTLVERLAQPMHLSGQLVTMSASIGVSTFPEDGHEIQALLQHADSAMYTVKAAGKQGVRRFAPDTEAAIERLRALEAALHQALHNGELSLVYQPICSLQDGVIRKFEALLRWTHPAYGPIAPVEFISIAERTGQILPLGAWVLREACRAARGWAEAAGRSVAVSVNVSALQVTQPNFVDLVREALNASALPASALEIELTESAVMRQLDVVKSALRDLQRLGVRVAIDDFGAGYSSLSYLRDLPINAIKIDRSFVQDLGSPRRAPQFVLALIEAVIGIAGTLELQVVAEGIETPHQLAMLQDLGCDLGQGYLLARPGSAEVARTLLQHQP; encoded by the coding sequence ATGAAGGCGCCCGCGACCAATCAGGACTCCCAGGTGCACGTTGACCTCGCGTGGCACCGACCGTTGCTGCTGGCCCTGCCCGGCGCCGCCCTGGCGTTCCTGATCGGCGTGCTGCTCGACGGCCCGAGCGGCCAGCACAGCACCTTCGATCAGTTCGGCTACCCCGCGGCGTTCGCGCTGCTGGTGGTGCTGTCGGCCGTGCTGTGGTGGCGCCCGGCGCAGCTGAACCGGGTGGTGACGCTGCTGGTGGTGGCCATGAGCAGCTTCTTTCTCAGCAAGCTGGTCTACATCCTCTTCGTGCTGCCGCAAACGGTGCAGGTGCAGTTGGAGATGACCGAAACGTTCTTCTGGGTCCCCGCCCTGCAGGTCCTGTCCTTCTACATCCCCCAGCTGAAAGGAGCCCGGCTGGCGTCCATCAGTTTCTTTGGGGGCTTCCTGCTGGTCAGCGTCCTGGCGCTGCTCCGCGACCACTGGACCGGCACGGCGCTGGGCATCCGGTACAGCCTGCTGGAGTTGAACTTCGCCAACGTGATGCTGTTTGCCGTCACCTACACCTTCATCGGCTTCAAGGAGCGCTATGCCCGCGAAGTCGCTCAACACGACACGCTGCACCACCTGCTCGTCACCGACGTGCTGACCAACCTCCCGAACCGCCAGCAGCTGCAGACCGTGATGGCCTCCTCCATCGCTGCCCGGCGTCCCTTCGCCGTGCTGTTCATCGACCTGGACGGCTTCAAGCTGATCAACGACACGCTCGGCCACCGGGTGGGCGACCAGGCGCTGCAGGAAACCGCCCGGCGGTTGACCAGTCAGGAAGCCTTCGCGGCGCGGCTGAGCGGCGATGAGTTCGTGATGCTGGTGTGGGCGAAGGAGGACGCGGCCATGACCGTCGCCCGCACGCTGGTGGAGCGCCTGGCCCAGCCGATGCACCTGTCGGGTCAGCTGGTGACCATGAGCGCCAGCATCGGGGTCAGCACCTTCCCCGAGGACGGACACGAGATTCAGGCGCTCTTGCAGCATGCGGACAGCGCCATGTACACCGTCAAGGCCGCCGGCAAGCAGGGCGTGCGCCGCTTCGCCCCAGATACCGAAGCGGCCATCGAGCGCCTGCGCGCCCTGGAGGCGGCCCTGCACCAGGCGCTGCACAACGGGGAGCTGTCCCTGGTGTACCAACCGATCTGCTCGCTTCAGGACGGCGTGATCCGCAAGTTCGAGGCGCTGCTGCGCTGGACCCACCCGGCGTACGGACCCATCGCCCCCGTGGAGTTCATTTCGATCGCCGAGCGCACCGGGCAGATCCTTCCGCTGGGGGCCTGGGTGCTGCGCGAGGCCTGCCGGGCGGCGCGCGGCTGGGCCGAAGCGGCGGGGCGCTCCGTGGCGGTCAGCGTGAACGTCTCCGCGCTGCAGGTCACCCAGCCGAACTTCGTGGACCTGGTGCGGGAGGCGCTCAACGCATCCGCCCTTCCCGCTTCGGCGTTGGAGATCGAGCTGACCGAAAGCGCGGTGATGCGGCAGCTGGACGTGGTCAAGTCGGCCCTCCGAGATTTGCAGCGCCTGGGCGTGCGGGTGGCGATCGACGACTTCGGCGCCGGATACTCGTCCCTCTCGTACCTGCGGGACCTGCCGATCAACGCCATCAAGATCGACCGCTCCTTCGTTCAGGACCTTGGCTCGCCCAGACGCGCGCCGCAGTTCGTGCTGGCGCTGATCGAGGCGGTGATCGGCATCGCCGGCACCCTGGAGTTGCAGGTGGTGGCCGAAGGCATCGAGACCCCGCACCAGCTCGCGATGCTGCAGGACCTCGGCTGCGATCTGGGCCAGGGCTACCTGCTGGCCCGGCCGGGGTCCGCGGAGGTCGCCCGGACGCTGCTGCAGCACCAGCCGTGA
- a CDS encoding quinone oxidoreductase family protein, with amino-acid sequence MKALTFSSFGGPEVLEYREVADPVLQPGEVLVRTHAIGLNFADVYRRQGRYHLSGTPPYIAGYEAAGTVEFAPAGSPFRVGDRVAFADSPFANAERVAVPEERLIPLPDDVPFDTAAALLLQGLTAQFLTRDSHPVQAGEAVLVHAAAGGVGLLLVQLARDLGARVLGVTSSEAKAALALEAGAAQVALYDHDWVGAARAFAPGGVDAAFDSVGSTLPRSLDAVRIGGRVVFYGMAGGDPPLVDPRVLMDTSKTLTGGDLWNVLRSAPDRRTRAAELFERVRRGALHVRIAGRFPLADGAQAHRLLESRASSGKVLLVP; translated from the coding sequence GTGAAGGCGTTAACGTTCAGCAGCTTTGGTGGTCCGGAGGTGCTGGAGTACCGCGAGGTGGCGGACCCGGTGCTCCAGCCGGGGGAGGTGCTGGTCCGCACCCACGCGATCGGCCTGAACTTCGCGGACGTGTATCGCCGTCAGGGCCGCTACCACCTCAGCGGCACGCCACCCTACATCGCCGGCTACGAAGCGGCCGGGACGGTCGAGTTCGCCCCGGCCGGCAGCCCGTTTCGCGTCGGGGACCGGGTGGCGTTTGCGGACAGTCCGTTTGCGAACGCGGAACGGGTGGCGGTGCCCGAAGAGCGGCTGATTCCCCTGCCGGACGACGTGCCGTTCGACACGGCGGCCGCCCTGCTGCTGCAGGGCCTCACCGCGCAGTTCCTCACCCGCGACAGTCACCCGGTGCAGGCCGGGGAGGCGGTGCTGGTGCACGCCGCGGCGGGGGGTGTGGGGCTGCTGCTGGTGCAGCTCGCGCGGGACCTGGGCGCGCGGGTGCTGGGCGTCACGTCCAGCGAGGCCAAGGCGGCCCTGGCGCTCGAAGCCGGCGCGGCGCAGGTGGCGCTGTACGACCACGACTGGGTCGGCGCCGCGCGGGCGTTCGCCCCGGGCGGGGTGGACGCCGCGTTCGACTCGGTCGGGTCGACGTTGCCGCGGAGCCTGGACGCCGTGCGGATCGGTGGGCGGGTGGTGTTCTACGGCATGGCGGGCGGCGATCCACCGCTGGTGGACCCGCGGGTGCTGATGGACACCTCGAAGACCCTCACCGGCGGGGACCTCTGGAACGTGCTGCGCAGCGCCCCGGACCGCCGGACGCGCGCCGCCGAGCTGTTCGAGCGCGTGCGGCGCGGCGCGCTGCACGTGCGGATCGCAGGGCGCTTCCCGCTGGCCGACGGTGCCCAGGCGCACCGCCTCCTGGAAAGCCGGGCGAGCAGCGGGAAGGTGCTGCTCGTGCCGTAA
- a CDS encoding bacteriorhodopsin, protein MDLSGHFVPTAGEVGLLPQVTYYVLVVTMFAFFAGFVHFLSTQNRVVKEHRAAMVLHAVICLIAGLSYFVIQDHYRFYLETIARVGNSAERLNITREAFVAIGQYRYMDWTITTPLLLLASILGLRLRTRHVLKPVTLTLLADLFMVFTGYIGDQQVTDGGAILAGPRLLWGTVSTVGYVIVVVVMWTGFRTYQRAATREEAQAFKTQLLALVTTWGVYPLGYLVPVLFQNVSLNWVHVAFSLADIVNKVGIATVAFWAAATVYERHHASQDNPASREEHPGAA, encoded by the coding sequence ATGGACTTATCCGGGCATTTTGTTCCCACCGCGGGGGAGGTCGGCCTGCTGCCGCAGGTCACCTACTACGTCCTCGTGGTGACCATGTTCGCTTTTTTCGCTGGCTTCGTGCACTTTCTGAGTACCCAGAACCGCGTCGTCAAAGAACACCGCGCGGCGATGGTGCTGCATGCGGTCATCTGCCTGATCGCCGGCCTGTCCTACTTCGTCATTCAGGACCACTACCGCTTCTACCTTGAGACCATCGCCCGCGTCGGGAACAGCGCCGAGCGGCTGAACATCACCCGGGAAGCGTTCGTTGCCATTGGCCAGTACCGCTACATGGACTGGACCATCACCACCCCGCTGCTGCTGCTCGCCAGCATCCTCGGGCTGCGCCTACGCACCCGGCACGTCCTGAAGCCCGTCACGCTGACGCTTCTCGCGGACCTCTTCATGGTGTTCACCGGCTACATCGGAGACCAGCAGGTCACGGACGGCGGCGCCATCCTCGCGGGGCCGAGGCTGCTGTGGGGCACCGTTTCGACGGTCGGGTACGTCATCGTCGTGGTGGTGATGTGGACCGGGTTCCGGACCTACCAGCGCGCCGCGACGCGGGAGGAGGCGCAGGCGTTCAAGACGCAGCTGCTGGCGCTGGTGACCACCTGGGGCGTGTACCCGCTCGGGTACCTGGTGCCGGTCCTGTTCCAGAACGTAAGTCTCAACTGGGTGCACGTCGCCTTCTCACTGGCGGACATCGTGAACAAGGTCGGCATCGCCACCGTGGCGTTCTGGGCGGCGGCCACGGTGTACGAACGGCATCATGCCTCCCAGGACAACCCGGCGTCCCGCGAGGAACACCCCGGGGCGGCATGA
- a CDS encoding Brp/Blh family beta-carotene 15,15'-dioxygenase, translating into MKNRLHHRRPGDRDAAALPWAMLLLPWTSATGLLLAWWSWPDLLARQLFLPLLLSVLLFGLPHGALDHLVPGRLGWRWGRRPLPVLGYCLGYAGVAGLDLLAWRVAPLPALWVFLVVSALHWGQGDLHVLEVRLGRRRPAWWSAPLAIVARGSLPIVVPLLAWTGEFDRLARGAALAFGATVSAAPLLGPGVRTLLTAGLTALLVLYVLDTWRAAAPRRAGLELGEAALLLVLFLTVPAPLSIGVYFTLWHAWRHLGRLCALGPDPAGAAPRSRTLRLARDLLPITLAALALLGGLFLWAAPRVETVETFTALYLALIAALTLPHALLVALMDLRPSQAA; encoded by the coding sequence GTGAAGAACCGGCTGCACCACCGACGTCCCGGCGACCGCGACGCTGCGGCCCTGCCCTGGGCGATGCTGCTCCTGCCGTGGACCAGCGCCACCGGGCTGCTGCTGGCCTGGTGGAGCTGGCCGGACCTGCTGGCCCGGCAGCTGTTTCTGCCGCTGCTGCTGAGCGTGCTGCTCTTCGGCCTGCCGCACGGAGCGCTGGATCACCTCGTCCCTGGACGGCTCGGCTGGCGCTGGGGGCGGCGTCCGCTTCCGGTCCTCGGGTACTGCCTCGGCTACGCGGGTGTGGCTGGCCTGGACCTGCTCGCCTGGCGCGTCGCCCCGCTCCCGGCCCTGTGGGTGTTCCTGGTGGTCTCAGCGCTGCACTGGGGACAGGGCGACCTGCACGTCCTGGAGGTCCGGCTGGGGCGGCGCCGCCCAGCGTGGTGGAGCGCGCCACTGGCGATCGTGGCGCGGGGCAGCCTGCCGATCGTGGTGCCGCTGCTGGCCTGGACCGGGGAGTTCGACCGGCTGGCGCGCGGTGCCGCGCTCGCGTTCGGGGCGACGGTCAGCGCCGCGCCGCTGCTGGGGCCGGGCGTCCGGACGCTGCTCACCGCCGGCCTGACGGCCCTGCTGGTGCTGTACGTCCTCGACACGTGGCGCGCGGCCGCGCCGCGGCGTGCGGGCCTGGAACTCGGGGAGGCGGCCCTGCTGCTGGTGCTCTTCCTGACGGTGCCTGCGCCGCTGAGCATCGGGGTGTACTTCACGCTGTGGCACGCCTGGCGGCACCTCGGGCGGCTGTGCGCCCTGGGTCCTGATCCGGCTGGTGCTGCGCCCCGCAGCCGCACCCTGCGGCTGGCCAGGGACCTGCTGCCGATCACGCTCGCCGCCCTGGCACTGCTGGGGGGCCTCTTCCTGTGGGCCGCGCCGCGTGTGGAGACGGTGGAGACGTTTACAGCGCTGTACCTCGCGCTGATCGCCGCCCTGACGCTGCCGCATGCCCTGCTGGTGGCCCTGATGGACCTGCGGCCCAGCCAGGCGGCGTGA